The Malus domestica chromosome 10, GDT2T_hap1 genome contains a region encoding:
- the LOC108170690 gene encoding uncharacterized mitochondrial protein AtMg00810-like translates to MSDLGLLHHFLGLGVIQTEDCIFLNQKKYARTLLEKFGLKDCKYVAIPLVADEKLSKVDASEMADESLYRKMVGSLLYLIATRPDIMFAASFLAQFMHNPTRKHMGTTKRVLRYIQGTLDYGIAYEKGKDDVLIGYYDSDWRK, encoded by the coding sequence ATGTCGGATTTAGGTCTGTTGCATCACTTCTTAGGGCTTGGAGTAATTCAAACAGAAGACTGCATCTTTCTGaatcaaaagaaatatgcaagAACCTTGCTGGAGAAGTTTGGATTGAAGGATTGCAAGTATGTTGCAATTCCACTTGTAGCAGATGAAAAGTTAAGCAAAGTTGATGCAAGTGAGATGGCTGATGAAAGTCTTTATAGGAAGATGGTTGGTAGTCTGTTATACTTAATAGCTACAAGACCTGATATAATGTTTGCTGCAAGTTTCCTAGCTCAATTCATGCACAATCCAACCAGAAAGCACATGGGAACCACAAAGAGGGTGTTGAGATATATACAAGGAACACTGGACTATGGAATTGCATATGAGAAAGGCAAAGATGATGTGCTTATTGGCTATTATGATAGTGACTGGAGGAAGTGA